The region caaaatgGCCCCGCGATACCTAAAATCAAAAGCCGCCAATGCCGGCAGCAGCACAGGCCCCCAAATCGACGTCCCTCGCATCGTCAAGGGCGTCATCGACGACATCCGCGCAAACGGCGACACAGCGGTGCGCACGTACAGCGAGAAATTCGACCAGTGGTCTCCCGGCTCGTTCAGGCTGTCGCAGGCGGAGATCGATGCCGCGATCGCGCAGTGTCCAAGCCAGGTcattgatgatatcaagGAGGTGCAGGGGAATGTGCGGGCTTTTGCAAAGGCGCAGAGGGAGTCGATTAGGGATTTTGAGGTTGAGAGTCAGCCGGTACTTCCCCTCTGTATTCTAGTCTTGTTCGGCGTTCACGTTTGGTGGTATGCTGATGTCAATGAAGGGTGTATTCCTCGGACAAAAGTCTCTTCCTATTAACTCTGTCGGCGCGTGAGTCTGCCAGCAAATGTATTTATGGATGCAAGCATCTACTGACAGTATAGGTACATCCCCGGAGGCCGATACCCGCTGCTCGCCTCCGCACACATGACAATCCTAACCGCCAAAGTCGCCGGCGTGCCCAACGTCGTCGCCTGCACGCCCCCAATCCGCGGGCAGATCCCACACGCCACAATCGCCGCCATGCACCTCGCCGGCGCAGACTCCATCTACCTGCTCGGCGGGGTCCAAGCCATCGCCGCAATGGCTGTGGGCACGCCCACGATCCCCAAAGTCGACTTCATCGCGGGGCCGGGCAATGCCTTCGTCGCGGAAGCAAAGAGGCAACTCTTCGGCGAGATCGGGATCGATCTGTTCGCGGGCCCGACGGAGATTCTTATTGTTGCGGATGGCAAGGCGGATCCGTTTACGGTTGCGACGGATATCCTGTCGCAGGCGGAGCATGGGCCGGATTCGCCGTGTGTGATTGTGACGACGGATGAGAGGgtggggagggaggcgatGAGGATTATTAGGGAGTTGTTGAAAAATCTGCCGACGGCGGAGTTGGCGGGCACGTCGTGGGAGAGCTTTGgcgaggtggttgttgttgggtcgTTGGATGAGGCGTGGGCTGTTGCTGATAGCTATGCGAGTGAGCATGTGCAGATTCTGACGGAGAGGCCGCgcgaggcgttggagaagatgacGGCTTATGGGGCGTTGTTTTTGGGTGACAAGACGTGTGTTTCGTATGGGGATAAGGTAAGTTCTTTTTTGATACCCTTTTATGGCCCTCCCTAATGTGAATAGGTCATTGGGACGAACCATGTGCTTCCAACGAGGAATGCTGCGCGGTATACCGGCGGTCTCTGGGTTGGGAAGTTCCTGCGGACTGTGACGTACCAGGAAGTCGTCAGCGAGAAAGCTAGTGCTGAACTGGGCAGACTGTGCGGACGAGCAGCACGGGTAGAACTCTTCGAGGGCCACGCGCGGTCTGGGGACCTCCGGGCGAAGAAGTATCTGGGAGACCAGTATGGCTGGATCAAGAAGTATGAGGAAACTCCCGGAAAGCTTTAAACTGTATAGCCATCGTAATATAGCCATTTAATTTCGAGCATCGGTAGACAAGGCTGGATCGCTGTCTGCAGGTCTTGAACACTTCATAGTTCCAAACAAACAGAGCTACTTCCTCACAACAGCCTTATACATATCCACCATCTGCAGTCTGACATTCTGCGACAGTGGCCAAATCTTACCCAATGTCTTCAACGATCCAATACTCAGCTGGATCCTGGCTTTGACACCCTCTTCCCTCCCAGAGTCACCGACAATAAGCAGGGCAGCGGTATGGACAATCATGCACATAGCCAGGGCACATGTGAAGAACGGTGTTCGATGGTGGATAGCACTGGGGAGGGTTGCAAGGCCAGAAAGACTATCCGCGGCGCGGATCAGCTTGTGTGAGTGGAGATCAAGGCTCTGGGTACGGGTAAGCTCGGATCCTGATCCTTCGATTGGTTTTATGCGGGTGCAGGAGGTAGGAGGGTTGGCGTTGAAGGAGGCAAAACGCATGCTGGATCGTGGATGGTGAAGGTAAATCAGTGCTC is a window of Aspergillus puulaauensis MK2 DNA, chromosome 4, nearly complete sequence DNA encoding:
- a CDS encoding histidinol dehydrogenase family protein (COG:E;~EggNog:ENOG410PKZ3;~InterPro:IPR001692,IPR012131,IPR022695,IPR016161;~PFAM:PF00815;~go_function: GO:0004399 - histidinol dehydrogenase activity [Evidence IEA];~go_function: GO:0016491 - oxidoreductase activity [Evidence IEA];~go_function: GO:0016616 - oxidoreductase activity, acting on the CH-OH group of donors, NAD or NADP as acceptor [Evidence IEA];~go_function: GO:0046872 - metal ion binding [Evidence IEA];~go_function: GO:0051287 - NAD binding [Evidence IEA];~go_process: GO:0000105 - histidine biosynthetic process [Evidence IEA];~go_process: GO:0055114 - oxidation-reduction process [Evidence IEA]) yields the protein MAPRYLKSKAANAGSSTGPQIDVPRIVKGVIDDIRANGDTAVRTYSEKFDQWSPGSFRLSQAEIDAAIAQCPSQVIDDIKEVQGNVRAFAKAQRESIRDFEVESQPGVFLGQKSLPINSVGAYIPGGRYPLLASAHMTILTAKVAGVPNVVACTPPIRGQIPHATIAAMHLAGADSIYLLGGVQAIAAMAVGTPTIPKVDFIAGPGNAFVAEAKRQLFGEIGIDLFAGPTEILIVADGKADPFTVATDILSQAEHGPDSPCVIVTTDERVGREAMRIIRELLKNLPTAELAGTSWESFGEVVVVGSLDEAWAVADSYASEHVQILTERPREALEKMTAYGALFLGDKTCVSYGDKVIGTNHVLPTRNAARYTGGLWVGKFLRTVTYQEVVSEKASAELGRLCGRAARVELFEGHARSGDLRAKKYLGDQYGWIKKYEETPGKL